The proteins below are encoded in one region of Phaseolus vulgaris cultivar G19833 chromosome 1, P. vulgaris v2.0, whole genome shotgun sequence:
- the LOC137816240 gene encoding DELLA protein RGL1-like, whose translation MEIDQFSSTALNLKEILVGYGSAQEDVFKGQESFSGMKLLGPIEDENGTKLLKDEDQKQLQEPEVDELLEEFNCGHDMQEFNETTEPAKHDVESAEHNKQVPPLLASLELLRNYGSRFKRLSEQNITKPSLDPHQISTEEIMRVAGARYVQYSAHWNDSFCIPMHPYGLDFGGLSEEENREVELVQFLLGAAERVGCQQFERASKLLLHCQLNSSANASPVQRVIFHFAQALRERIDRGLGRMTAKGSEKNEEVELIQKLDTKVALTCHKNIPFNQVMQFTGIQAIVEHVASETKIHLIDLESVSGVHDTVLMQALTERQDYKVQLFKITALALSSYKAMIEETGKRLARFAESLNLPFSYNAVFVTDFAEIRKDDFEIGEDEVVAVYSPYFLRGMVSRPDCMENLMRVIWNIKPVIMIVLEVEANHNSPFFVNRFIEALFFYSAFFDCLGSCMNHENECRMKIEAVLSEGIRDIVAMEGRERKVRNVKIDVWRRFFARYRMVEIGFSESSLYQAHLVNKEFAFGKFCTVDKNGKCLLVGWKGTPLHSISAWRFL comes from the exons ATGGAAATTGACCAATTTTCATCCACAGCtctaaatttaaaagaaatccTTGTGGGTTATGGCTCTGCACAAGAGGATGTGTTCAAAGGGCAAGAGAGTTTCTCTGGAATGAAATTGCTGGGACCTATTGAGGATGAAAATGGAACCAAATTGTTGAAGGATGAAGATCAGAAACAGCTACAAGAACCCGAAGTTGATGAGTTGTTAGAAGAGTTTAACTGTGGCCATGATATGCAAGAATTCAATGAAACTACAGAGCCAGCGAAACATGACGTAGAATCAGCTGAACACAATAAGCAGGTGCCACCATTATTAGCATCCTTAGAGTTGCTGAGAAACTACGGAAGCAGATTTAAGAGACTAAGCGAGCAAAATATAACGAAACCTTCTTTGGATCCTCACCAGATATCAACTGAAGAAATAATGAGAGTGGCTGGAGCAAG ATATGTTCAATATTCTGCACATTGGAATGATAGTTTTTGCATCCCTATGCATCCATACGGTTTGGATTTTGGTGGTTTGTCTGAGGAAGAAAATAGAGAGGTAGAACTTGTTCAGTTTCTCCTTGGTGCAGCTGAGAGGGTAGGTTGCCAACAATTTGAACGTGCAAGCAAGTTACTTCTCCACTGTCAACTGAATTCATCAGCCAATGCAAGCCCTGTTCAGAGAGTCATCTTTCACTTCGCTCAAGCACTTCGAGAGAGAATCGACAGAGGACTGGGAAGGATGACAGCTAAGGGATCAGAGAAAAATGAAGAAGTGGAGTTAATTCAAAAGCTTGACACCAAAGTTGCCCTAACATGCCATAAAAATATTCCTTTCAATCAAGTCATGCAATTCACTGGAATACAAGCTATAGTGGAACATGTTGCATCTGAGACCAAAATTCATCTTATTGATCTTGAAAGTGTAAGTGGGGTGCACGATACAGTTTTGATGCAAGCACTGACTGAACGCCAGGATTACAAAGTGCAACTTTTCAAGATAACTGCACTTGCACTGAGTTCATACAAAGCCATGATAGAAGAGACTGGAAAAAGGTTAGCTAGGTTTGCTGAATCCTTGAACTTACCCTTTTCATATAATGCTGTTTTTGTGACAGACTTTGCAGAGATAAGGAAAGATGATTTTGAAATTGGAGAGGATGAAGTTGTGGCTGTCTACTCTCCATATTTTCTGAGGGGCATGGTATCAAGGCCAGATTGTATGGAAAACTTGATGAGGGTTATATGGAATATCAAACCGGTTATAATGATAGTCCTTGAAGTTGAAGCAAACCATAACTCACCCTTCTTTGTGAACCGCTTCATTGAAGCGTTGTTCTTCTACTCGGCATTTTTTGATTGCCTTGGAAGCTGCATGAATCATGAGAATGAGTGCAGAATGAAAATAGAAGCAGTATTATCTGAGGGGATACGGGACATTGTTGCAATGGAAGGGAGAGAAAGAAAAGTTAGAAATGTGAAGATAGATGTTTGGAGAAGGTTCTTTGCAAGGTACCGAATGGTGGAAATAGGGTTCAGTGAGTCATCTCTTTACCAAGCTCACTTGGTTAACAAAGAGTTTGCCTTTGGGAAATTCTGCACTGTAGACAAAAATGGCAAGTGTCTTTTAGTTGGATGGAAAGGGACCCCACTTCATTCAATCTCAGCTTGGAGATTTCTTTGA